From Camelina sativa cultivar DH55 chromosome 5, Cs, whole genome shotgun sequence:
gcgtttacaatgacGGACTGTGCAGAGTTagttgcgatggtgcagacgccggaCGATTGGCCCGCTTTCTCGAATTTGCTGGAGGACTTTGCTTTGTTCCGTACTTCTTACCCTTCCTTGACCCTAGTCAGGATACCACGAGAGGTCAACGTAAGGGCGGACTGTCTTGCTAGATCTTCAGGTTCTCTAACCTCTGAATCAtcttttgtaaattattttcctcctgtttgggcaaccaatcttggagttttattttaatttattaatgtttggttgaaaacaaaagtgtttataatgtgtttaaaaaccttttaaaaaccttgtaaacacttttaaaagcgtttacaatgtttttaaaaggtataaatttcaatatttttagccggaaaaaatattttttttcggaaaaattttcaattttggcggaaattttttttggcgggaaaatatttttgatttcaatgactgtacattcttgctgtcactcaaaaaagggtaatttggtcattttgtatataaagaggggtagttttaaaaatggtcaacataaAAGGATATGGAAAAAGGGACATTTTTTAGAATGctccaaaaatttaaaagaaaaatatgagataGTTTACAGAATAACCATGTATTTTTGCTTAATGGAACATTCTCATCAGAAGGAGTACACCTCATAAGAATtttatttcttacaaaaaatcaaaaagccTTTAACAAATAGagcaaaatttaattaatgttgAGCAAtacatttcatattttttttattaaataaccGAAAACGTGCATTAAAAAATGACTTGTAAAGCGAAATGTAGAACCCTACAAAATTGGGCTTACCAGAAACTGGGCCAAAATGAATTTAAATCCCGGTTATTTGACGAGTTCTTTTAAACCGGAAACTCTAATTGATATCAAAAACCCTAAGTGTATATAAATGATATAGTTTCCATTTTTTCGGAACTTCTTCATCATAGCCGTCTGCAAACAAACCCTAAACTCACACTCCGCCTCCTGCGAGATCCATCAACATTTCCTCAGTAAGTAAACGCGTTCGCCTCTTATCCATTTCTCCTCCTACGTAGTCAGTAGTCTTGTTGATTATTAATctggtttgatgtttttttgtactCATCAGAAAATGAAGGTTGTCGCCGCGTTTTTGCTCGCCGTTTTGAGTGGGAAAGCTTCCCCAACCAGTACCGATATCAAGGATATTCTCGGATCAGGTTCGTTTCTTTGGTAGTAACTTCTAATTTTGAgcattcgatttttttttttttttaaaaatggaggAGAAAAATCGAGTTTATTATACATGGCTACTCTAGTTAGTGAGAGTTGTTGGTTTAATTACCATTTGCATATGTTTGCTACAAATGTGGAAGTAGTGTAAGTGAAAAGGTAATTGAATAAGAGGCATTTGTTGTATTGGTTTTGGACTGTGTTGTGAGGTTTAGTTAGTTCATGTATGTTTTCAAAGGATCATAGAAGGATTTAGTTAGGGATGAATGTAATTGGGGTTGAAGAATTGATTGAATGtggttttgttgtgttgtttgattttttgcaGTTGGTGCTGAGACAGAGGACTCTCAGATTGAGCTTTTGTTGAAGGAAGTGAAAGGAAAAGACTTGACTGAGCTTATTGCTGCTGGAAGGGAGAAGCTTGCTTCAGTGCcgtctggtggtggtggtgttgctATGGCTTCTGCTCCATCCGCtggaggaggaggcggtggtgCCCCTGCTGCTGAgtccaagaaagaagagaagaaggaagagaaggaagaatcCGATGATGTaagttttctttatatttctttcGTCTGAGCGAGCTAACCTTAAAGGTCTCTTGAAATGAGATGGTGCttacttttgtattttcttgtgTGTTAATTTTTGCAGGACATGGGTTTCAGTCTGTTCGAGTAAGCTGGTAGCAAACGAGTTCCGGTTTTGTTGTACCCTTTTGAAACCTATATGTTGTTGTTTAGTT
This genomic window contains:
- the LOC104786959 gene encoding 60S acidic ribosomal protein P2-1-like — encoded protein: MKVVAAFLLAVLSGKASPTSTDIKDILGSVGAETEDSQIELLLKEVKGKDLTELIAAGREKLASVPSGGGGVAMASAPSAGGGGGGAPAAESKKEEKKEEKEESDDDMGFSLFE